The region CCGCCTAGAGCCACACTAAGGTCATAACTTTGCATGGGAAAAGATTTATTGGGGCGTTTTACATCTACTTTAAACCGCAACGCATCACTAACCCCTTCGGTTTCTAAGAGCGCTTGTAAGGTACTTTTTATCTCATTTAATACTAGTGGGCTCTCTTTTGCCCAGTGAAAATCGGCAATGCCAAAGGTTTTGTTTAAGATCTGACTCACAGCTTTCCGTTGTCCTTCTACGCACTGTAGATAGATGCGTCCATCGCGCATGATAATCCTTTGTAGGTAAGGCTTTAAGCTTCGTTTTAAGTTGGCTTGCATTTGCTTTTCAAAGAGCGGACGGCTACCTTTTTTGAGCATATACTCGCCTGCACGTAATAAAAATAGTTCCATAAATTACTCCTTACTGATGTATAGATTTGATTTTTTTCGACGAATGATGATCCCATGTCCTCGTAAAAGAGTGGTACGCTGGGGGAATAGATTAATATTTTGGATAAACTTAAGAGGTAAGCGATAGTCGGCGCGAATGATGCCTTTCATCAGTTGATTAAACCAATAAAAGATTAATTCATTGCGCACAAGATTAGGTAGATGGGTGAATCTGTTATAGGGATAGATGAAGTGAGGGATTGATGCATCATAGCGAATATGGCTAAGTTCCTCTGTAAAAAGATAATCTAAAAGTTGATTATATTCCGTTGTTATTACTCCCAAATGAATCAGATTTTGCATCATCGTGGGCCAATACGGGGTAATATGTTGGAGCTGTGCGCGTAGATAATTGCGTTCGATGCTAGGATCTTGATTTGTGCTATCCTCGTGCCAAGTAAGGTGGTTTGCCTCTAAAAATTGTCGTAGCTGGCTCTTTTTCATGGCTAAAAGCGGGCGAATAATCGGATGGGACTCTGCGCTGATTCCCTTTAGTCCTTTTAGCGGATAATTTTTTTGCAGACGCATAAAGATCGTCTCCACCTGATCATCGGCGTGATGGGCAAGGGCGATTTTGTCCTCATCTGTTTGGCAAAGCGAAAAAAGCCATCGCTGACGCTCAGTTCGCGCCATCTGTTCATGACCATATTTGTTCAGCGTATCTCTTTGTAATGTATAAAAATGAACAGGTAATTGATAACTATCTGCCAATTGCTGGATGAGTGCTTTATCCATCTCACCCTCTTCGGATGATCGGATATTATGGGTAAGATGCGCGATTTCCAGCGTAAACTGAGAGAGATGATTTGTTCTTGCCAAGAGATGTAAGAGAGCAACACTGTCTAATCCTGCGGAGGTGGCAACGATGATGCGCGTTTTTTGAGGTAGATGGAAGGATTGAATAGCTTTAAGAAATTGATTTAGCATGAAGAGCGAGCTCCTCGTAAATCTTGTTGAAATCTTCTTTAACCCAGAGTTGGATAATGGTGAGGGCTATGGCGTAGCCACGTTGGAGGGTTGGTTCTTCCTCTGAAGTGAAAGAGCTAAGTACATAGCTTGAAATGCTTTGCGCAGGATGACTTGGACGACCGATGCCAAAGAAGAGACGTGGGAATTGATCGGTGTTTGCAACATGGATAATGTTTTGAAGCCCTTTTTGTCCGGCAGAACCACCTTTAAGTTTGAATCGCATTTGGGCTAAGGGGAGGTCGAGGTTGTCGCAGAGGACAAGGGTAGAGGCGATAGTTGTACCAGTTTTTTTCCAAATAAGAGGCAAAATTTCACCAGAAAGATTCATGTAGGTGAGGGGTTTGAGGAGAAAAAAAGTAACGCCTAACGCTTGATACTTATAGAGCTGGTATTGAGCATGTTGTATCATTTTGAGGGGTGGGTGGGTCGCAATGAAGGAGTCGATAAGAGTGAATCCAATATTATGCCTGGTCTGCAGGTATTGCAAACCAGGATTACCTAAACCAACAATTAACTTTGCACTACTCTTATTGAGGAGCATCTACCGTAACGACTACTGTCTCGCTAGCGTTGACAAAGCGAACATTTTCGAGCGTTTTAATATCAGCAACGGTAAATTGTTCACCAATCTTTAACGCCGAGATATCGAGGAGTACCTTAGCAGGAGCAAAGCGCTTCATGCTTTCTACTTCGATGGTACTTAGTTTTTGACTTACTACACCACCTTCACGTAGACCGATGGCGCTACCGGTAAGGAGGAGAGGGACATTGGTTTTTACAAGGGCATCGCGAACCATTTGATAGAAATCGACGTGTAGGATGACATCGCGTACTGGATCGAATTGATACTCTTTTACGAGGATTTCAACCTCACCTTGACCTTCGATGGCAAGTTTTACGATGGTGCTGTTGAGGTTAATATACTTAAAGGTTTGGGCGAACTCTTTGCTATCGACAACAAGTGGAAGATTACCTTCTCTGCCTTCACCATAAAGAACAACGGGGGTTAAGCCACTTTTACGTAGACGACCATTAGCATTTTTTCCAAAGTCATTACGCACTTTGGCATTAATTAGTAAATTTTTACTCATTTTACATACCTGCTTATTTAAAGTTAAGATAAAGCCTCTCTATAAAATTGAAGCATTGGATAAAAAGAACTTGGGCGGAAGGATTCGAACCTCCGAAATGACTGGATCAAAACCAGTTGGCTTACCACTTGCCGACGCCCAAACGTTTAATCAGGAGTATAATTCCCTTAGCTGTTGATTGTTAGTAATCTTCATCCATGGGTGCATCACTGATATGCTTATTATACTCTAAAATGATTCTTTCTTGCAAGGCCCCCCGAAAGTCGGTGTTGATGGGGTGGGCGACGTCTTTGTACTCCCCTTTTTTGGTTTTTCGTGAGGGCATAGCGATAAAGACGCCATCGTCTCCCTCAATGACTTTGACATTGTGCACGACGAATGCATCGTCAAAAGTTACTGTAACATAAGCTTTTAGCTTTCCTTCCATGGATACGTTACGAACACGTACATCAGTTACATCCATTTTTTCATCTCCTCTTTGATGCTTAATAACTACTATAATCTTATCATTACTTTGATTTTTTATCAAGTATTTAGCGCGATTTTTTTCACTTTTTTTTCACAATTTTTTTTAAAAAAATGGCTAAAGAGGATATTTTGACCTATTTTCGTATTATTTTATCTAAAAAAAGGATTATTGTTTTGCCAAAATCGTTTCTATTGATCAGAATTTTCCCCATCTATGCGAAATAAATTAGGGATAAAAAACGCTCTCCACCTTATTTTTTATCAAAGTGGAGAGTGATATTACCATGTGATTACTTAAAGTTTGATACGCTTGAGGCGCAGGGAATTTGTTAAGACCGAGACACTGGAGAAGGCCATAAAGAGTGCGCCGAGCATCGGATCGAGCAATGGCCCACCGAATATGTAGAGCACGCCGGCAGCGATAGGAATGCCAATGATGTTATATATAAATGCCCAAAAGAGGTTCTGTTTGATGATATGGAGGGTTTTTTTGCTAAGAAGAATCGTTTTTAGGACAAGCTTCATGTCGTTTTGCATGAGGACAACATCGGCGACTTCCATGGTAACGTCGCTGGCGTTGTGCACGGTGAGTGCGGTGTGGGCGCGGTGCAGAGCGGCTGCATCGTTGATGCCATCGCCAATCATCATCGTGTGGCGCTTGAGGCTCTCTTCGGCGACGATTGCTTCTTTTTCTTGTGGGATTTTTTGCGCATAGTAGCGATCGATGTGAAGCTCTTGGGCGATGCGCTTGGTGGTGGCGAGCTGATCGCCTGAGAGGAGAATCGTCTCAATGTTATGTTGATGAAGGGATTGAATAAGCTCCTTGGAGCTCTCTTTGATGGTATCGCTTAGCCGAAAGTAACCGA is a window of Entomospira culicis DNA encoding:
- the tilS gene encoding tRNA lysidine(34) synthetase TilS — protein: MLNQFLKAIQSFHLPQKTRIIVATSAGLDSVALLHLLARTNHLSQFTLEIAHLTHNIRSSEEGEMDKALIQQLADSYQLPVHFYTLQRDTLNKYGHEQMARTERQRWLFSLCQTDEDKIALAHHADDQVETIFMRLQKNYPLKGLKGISAESHPIIRPLLAMKKSQLRQFLEANHLTWHEDSTNQDPSIERNYLRAQLQHITPYWPTMMQNLIHLGVITTEYNQLLDYLFTEELSHIRYDASIPHFIYPYNRFTHLPNLVRNELIFYWFNQLMKGIIRADYRLPLKFIQNINLFPQRTTLLRGHGIIIRRKKSNLYISKE
- the pth gene encoding aminoacyl-tRNA hydrolase produces the protein MLLNKSSAKLIVGLGNPGLQYLQTRHNIGFTLIDSFIATHPPLKMIQHAQYQLYKYQALGVTFFLLKPLTYMNLSGEILPLIWKKTGTTIASTLVLCDNLDLPLAQMRFKLKGGSAGQKGLQNIIHVANTDQFPRLFFGIGRPSHPAQSISSYVLSSFTSEEEPTLQRGYAIALTIIQLWVKEDFNKIYEELALHAKSIS
- a CDS encoding 50S ribosomal protein L25, whose protein sequence is MSKNLLINAKVRNDFGKNANGRLRKSGLTPVVLYGEGREGNLPLVVDSKEFAQTFKYINLNSTIVKLAIEGQGEVEILVKEYQFDPVRDVILHVDFYQMVRDALVKTNVPLLLTGSAIGLREGGVVSQKLSTIEVESMKRFAPAKVLLDISALKIGEQFTVADIKTLENVRFVNASETVVVTVDAPQ
- the spoVG gene encoding septation regulator SpoVG, with product MDVTDVRVRNVSMEGKLKAYVTVTFDDAFVVHNVKVIEGDDGVFIAMPSRKTKKGEYKDVAHPINTDFRGALQERIILEYNKHISDAPMDEDY